A single genomic interval of Aegicerativicinus sediminis harbors:
- the xrtF gene encoding exosortase family protein XrtF codes for MKLVKKYRPVINFVVIFAVVYLILSLAYNFYLDRSVGGKYFPDYLTNLVARQSTLITESLGYSIDLENHTEEPSIKVIIEGKYLARIVEGCNSISVIILFLSFVLAFGGKWKPTLFFILSGSVLIYTVNLLRISILTVGLYLYPWREEILHSVIFPLIIYGMVFILWMIWVKLVSNNLK; via the coding sequence TTGAAATTAGTTAAAAAATACAGGCCAGTAATAAATTTTGTAGTCATCTTCGCTGTGGTTTATTTAATCCTATCATTGGCATACAATTTTTATTTAGATAGGTCTGTTGGGGGTAAGTATTTTCCAGATTATTTAACGAATTTAGTTGCGAGACAAAGCACTTTAATAACAGAGTCTTTAGGTTATTCAATAGATTTGGAAAACCATACTGAAGAGCCCTCAATAAAGGTTATCATTGAAGGTAAATATTTAGCAAGGATAGTTGAGGGATGCAATTCCATTAGTGTTATCATTTTGTTTTTATCGTTTGTATTAGCCTTCGGAGGAAAATGGAAACCAACACTTTTTTTTATCCTTTCGGGTTCTGTATTAATTTATACGGTTAATTTATTGAGGATTTCTATACTTACTGTGGGGCTTTATTTATATCCTTGGAGAGAGGAAATTTTACACTCGGTGATATTTCCGCTAATTATTTATGGAATGGTTTTCATCTTATGGATGATATGGGTTAAGTTGGTCTCAAATAATTTAAAATGA
- a CDS encoding exosortase F system-associated membrane protein, with amino-acid sequence MRLSFKDYGLLFILFSLLVAIRFFENELFYDPYLKFFRDDYLRIDSPRREVAKLTFFTGLRYFLNSAISIGILFIIFKRKSVVSFSLILYGVSFLFLIGIYLYFVINPRQEDYYMFFYFRRFLIQPIFLIVLLPAFYYHFLKKVKT; translated from the coding sequence ATGCGACTTTCTTTTAAGGATTATGGGTTGCTTTTTATTTTATTTTCTTTATTAGTAGCTATTCGTTTTTTTGAGAATGAATTGTTTTATGATCCTTATTTGAAATTTTTTAGAGATGACTATTTACGGATTGATAGTCCTCGAAGAGAAGTTGCCAAACTTACCTTTTTTACTGGTTTGCGTTATTTTTTAAATAGTGCTATCTCTATTGGGATACTTTTTATAATTTTTAAACGAAAATCTGTAGTTTCCTTCAGCTTAATTTTATACGGAGTGTCATTTCTATTTCTGATAGGCATTTACTTGTATTTTGTAATTAATCCACGCCAGGAAGATTATTATATGTTTTTTTATTTCAGAAGATTTTTAATTCAGCCTATATTCTTAATTGTATTGTTGCCTGCATTTTATTATCATTTTTTAAAGAAAGTGAAGACCTAA
- the groL gene encoding chaperonin GroEL (60 kDa chaperone family; promotes refolding of misfolded polypeptides especially under stressful conditions; forms two stacked rings of heptamers to form a barrel-shaped 14mer; ends can be capped by GroES; misfolded proteins enter the barrel where they are refolded when GroES binds), whose protein sequence is MAKDIKFDVDARDGIKRGVDALANAVKVTLGPKGRNVIISKSFGAPQVTKDGVTVAKEIELADEMENMGAQMVKEVASKTNDLAGDGTTTATVLAQAIVKEGLKNVAAGANPMDLKRGIDKAVEAVTKDLEKQAKQVGNSSEKIKQVASISANNDDTIGELIAQAFGKVGKEGVITVEEAKGTDTYVDVVEGMQFDRGYLSPYFVTDADKMVADLENPYILLFDKKISNLQEILPILEPVAQSGRPLLIIAEDVEGQALATLVVNKLRGGLKIAAVKAPGFGDRRKAMLEDIAILTGGTVISEERGFTLENADISMLGTAETVTIDKDNTTIVNGKGKPADIKARVNQIKSQIETTTSDYDREKLQERLAKLAGGVAVLYVGAASEVEMKEKKDRVDDALHATRAAVEEGIVAGGGVALVRAKKVLEKLSTDNLDETTGVQIVNKAIESPLRTIVENAGGEGSVVINKVLEGKNDFGYDAKSEKYVDMMKAGIIDPKKVTRIALENAASVSGMILTTECALFDIKEDSPAGGGMPPMGGGMPGMM, encoded by the coding sequence ATGGCAAAAGATATAAAATTTGATGTAGATGCTAGAGACGGTATCAAGAGAGGCGTCGACGCACTGGCAAATGCAGTAAAAGTTACTTTGGGTCCTAAAGGCCGAAATGTTATTATCAGCAAATCCTTTGGTGCACCACAAGTAACAAAAGATGGTGTTACAGTAGCTAAGGAAATTGAGTTGGCTGACGAAATGGAAAACATGGGTGCACAAATGGTGAAAGAAGTTGCATCAAAAACCAACGATTTGGCTGGTGATGGAACTACCACTGCCACTGTCTTGGCTCAAGCAATCGTTAAGGAAGGATTGAAAAACGTTGCTGCTGGAGCAAACCCAATGGATTTAAAAAGAGGAATTGATAAAGCTGTTGAAGCGGTAACAAAAGACCTTGAAAAACAAGCAAAACAGGTAGGAAACTCATCTGAAAAAATTAAGCAAGTTGCTTCTATTTCTGCAAACAATGACGATACAATTGGAGAATTGATTGCACAGGCTTTCGGAAAGGTGGGTAAAGAAGGTGTTATCACAGTTGAAGAGGCAAAAGGCACAGATACCTATGTTGATGTTGTAGAAGGAATGCAGTTTGACAGAGGTTACCTTTCTCCATATTTTGTGACAGATGCAGATAAAATGGTTGCTGATTTAGAAAATCCATACATTTTATTATTTGATAAAAAGATCTCTAATCTTCAAGAAATACTTCCAATATTGGAGCCAGTCGCACAGTCAGGCCGTCCTTTATTAATTATTGCTGAGGATGTAGAAGGTCAAGCTCTTGCAACTTTAGTGGTTAACAAATTAAGAGGTGGTTTAAAAATCGCTGCTGTTAAAGCTCCTGGATTTGGAGACAGAAGAAAAGCTATGTTAGAGGACATTGCTATCCTTACTGGAGGTACAGTTATTTCTGAAGAAAGAGGTTTCACATTGGAGAACGCAGACATCAGTATGTTAGGAACCGCAGAGACTGTTACAATAGATAAAGACAACACTACAATTGTAAATGGTAAAGGAAAACCAGCTGATATTAAAGCGAGAGTTAACCAAATCAAATCTCAAATCGAAACAACAACTTCAGATTACGATCGCGAAAAACTTCAAGAGCGTCTAGCTAAATTAGCAGGTGGTGTAGCAGTACTTTATGTTGGTGCAGCAAGTGAAGTTGAGATGAAAGAGAAAAAAGATCGCGTTGATGATGCCTTACATGCAACTAGAGCCGCAGTTGAAGAAGGAATCGTTGCAGGTGGTGGAGTTGCACTTGTAAGAGCTAAGAAAGTCCTTGAGAAATTGAGTACTGATAATTTAGATGAAACCACAGGTGTTCAGATAGTTAACAAAGCGATAGAATCTCCTTTAAGAACTATTGTTGAGAATGCTGGCGGTGAAGGATCTGTTGTAATCAACAAAGTATTGGAAGGTAAGAATGATTTCGGTTACGATGCTAAGTCGGAAAAATATGTAGACATGATGAAGGCAGGTATTATTGATCCTAAAAAAGTGACTAGGATAGCCTTAGAAAATGCTGCATCTGTTTCGGGAATGATTTTAACTACTGAATGTGCTTTATTTGATATAAAAGAGGATTCTCCTGCTGGAGGCGGTATGCCACCTATGGGCGGTGGAATGCCAGGCATGATGTAA
- a CDS encoding co-chaperone GroES, whose product MAINIKPLADRVLVEPVAAETKTAAGIIIPDNAKEKPQKGKVIAVGDGKKDEPLTVKVGDTVLYGKYSGTELKLDGVDYLIMKESDILAIV is encoded by the coding sequence ATGGCAATAAACATTAAACCTTTAGCAGATAGGGTTCTTGTTGAACCGGTTGCAGCTGAAACTAAAACCGCAGCTGGGATTATCATTCCTGATAATGCAAAAGAAAAACCTCAAAAAGGAAAAGTCATCGCTGTTGGCGATGGAAAGAAGGATGAGCCTTTAACCGTTAAAGTAGGTGACACTGTACTTTATGGAAAATATTCTGGTACAGAGTTAAAATTAGATGGCGTTGATTACTTGATTATGAAGGAGAGTGACATTCTAGCCATTGTCTAA
- the secG gene encoding preprotein translocase subunit SecG, whose translation MSTFTIFLFLIIIVAFLLVVVIMVQNPKGGGLSSSFGGGGTQQLGGVKKTTDFLDKSTWTLATVLLALILASNLTIPKAGNNAESKALDNSGTPTDTQVPLNTPAQQDTPATVGDSVN comes from the coding sequence ATGAGTACGTTTACAATATTTTTATTTTTAATCATCATCGTTGCATTCCTGCTAGTGGTTGTTATTATGGTTCAAAATCCAAAAGGTGGAGGTCTTTCATCTTCTTTTGGCGGTGGAGGAACTCAACAATTGGGTGGAGTAAAGAAAACAACAGATTTCTTGGATAAGAGCACATGGACTTTGGCAACGGTTCTTTTAGCATTAATACTTGCTTCTAATTTAACGATTCCAAAAGCTGGCAATAATGCAGAATCTAAAGCTTTAGACAACTCTGGAACCCCAACTGACACTCAAGTTCCATTAAATACACCGGCACAACAAGATACACCAGCAACAGTTGGAGATTCTGTGAATTAA
- a CDS encoding tetratricopeptide repeat protein, translating to MQLTTKTFNQLLQDPQTLTVDQTSEIASFLKNYPYVQCARAIYLKGLKNTNSGLYNQELKTTAAYTTDRSILFDFITSEEFKQNAISKSIKKNFAHLKEMEVHGIEDISVRKSVIIDDALKEHIKNSEPVLDPELFQVKVTPKKVANIDFSNNSTPESEDKKTEISTPISAESKLGIGTPLEFEENETHSFSEWLKLTRFKPIDRSNEVNSETENVNHKENQSVITSNLLEHKVEQKFELIDRFLESNPKIVPSKEFESKPKLVRDEMPHEGLMTETLARIYLEQKNYDKAIQSYKILSLKYPEKSSFFADQIKAVKEIQAKN from the coding sequence ATGCAATTAACAACCAAAACTTTTAATCAACTCTTACAAGATCCACAAACCTTAACGGTGGATCAAACTAGCGAAATTGCATCTTTTCTAAAAAACTACCCCTATGTTCAGTGTGCAAGGGCCATTTACTTGAAGGGTTTAAAAAACACTAACAGCGGTTTATACAATCAAGAGTTAAAAACTACAGCGGCCTACACCACGGATCGCAGCATCCTTTTTGATTTTATTACTTCGGAAGAATTTAAGCAGAATGCCATATCTAAATCTATAAAGAAGAATTTTGCTCATCTAAAGGAGATGGAAGTTCACGGAATAGAAGATATATCTGTACGTAAAAGTGTTATAATTGATGATGCATTAAAAGAGCACATAAAGAATTCTGAACCTGTCTTAGATCCAGAATTGTTTCAGGTGAAAGTAACTCCAAAAAAAGTCGCCAATATCGATTTTTCAAACAATTCCACACCTGAATCTGAAGATAAAAAAACTGAAATTTCAACTCCTATTTCTGCTGAATCAAAATTAGGAATTGGAACCCCGTTGGAATTTGAGGAAAATGAGACCCACTCATTTTCAGAATGGTTAAAACTTACTAGATTTAAACCAATTGATCGGTCTAATGAAGTTAATTCTGAAACGGAAAATGTCAACCATAAAGAGAATCAAAGTGTCATTACATCCAATTTACTAGAGCATAAAGTAGAACAAAAATTCGAACTTATAGATCGCTTCTTGGAAAGCAACCCTAAAATTGTTCCTTCAAAAGAATTTGAGTCAAAACCAAAATTGGTAAGAGATGAGATGCCACACGAAGGTCTAATGACAGAGACTTTAGCCCGTATTTATTTGGAACAAAAAAATTACGATAAAGCGATTCAATCTTATAAAATTTTAAGTTTGAAATATCCGGAAAAAAGTAGTTTCTTTGCAGACCAAATTAAAGCTGTAAAGGAAATACAGGCGAAAAATTAA
- a CDS encoding LptE family protein, whose translation MVGISGLFSSCGIYSFSGISIPAGTETFQVNYFQNNALLVEPGLDRDFTIALQDLILNQTNLSLVNSNGDLTYEGEITEYRISPTTAQSNSTAAQNRLTIGVNVRFYDKSQPDEEFEQRFSFFYDYPAAAQLIGAQKDTAIELIFERLTQDIFNATLAKW comes from the coding sequence ATGGTTGGAATTTCTGGGCTTTTCTCCAGTTGTGGTATTTATTCGTTTTCAGGCATTTCAATACCTGCAGGTACCGAGACATTCCAAGTAAATTACTTTCAAAATAACGCTCTTTTGGTAGAACCAGGATTGGATAGGGATTTCACTATTGCTTTACAAGATTTAATATTGAATCAAACCAATTTAAGTTTAGTAAATTCAAATGGGGATCTCACTTATGAAGGAGAAATTACTGAATATCGAATTTCACCAACAACAGCCCAATCAAATAGTACGGCAGCACAGAACAGGCTAACTATTGGGGTAAACGTTAGGTTTTATGACAAATCTCAACCAGATGAAGAATTTGAACAGCGGTTTTCTTTTTTCTATGATTATCCTGCTGCCGCCCAATTAATTGGAGCACAAAAAGACACTGCGATCGAACTAATCTTCGAGCGGCTCACCCAGGATATTTTTAATGCGACCCTAGCAAAATGGTAA
- a CDS encoding sigma-54 interaction domain-containing protein, giving the protein MESVQAIKQRFGIIGNDPKLNRAIEKAIQVAPTDISVLVTGESGVGKESIPKIIHQLSHRKHGKYIAVNCGAIPEGTIDSELFGHEKGAFTGATQTRNGYFEVADGGTIFLDEVGELPLPTQVRLLRVLENGEFMKVGSSKVQKTNVRIVAATNVNMFEAIKKEHFREDLYYRLSTVEIHIPPLRERKDDIHLLFRKFASDFALKYKMPTIKLTDEAVSLLLKHRWGGNIRQLRNIAEQISVLEQNRTIDLKTLQSYLPDSSHNLPAVIKHTKSDSDFSSEREILYKVLFDMKNDLNDLKKLTLELMKNGNVKEVTKDNESLIQKIYGTEEQTYDGDIEDLEVLSIPEQTELTTKPQETVIPNSNDKYHFAEEIEEEETLSLQDKELELIKKSLERHNGKRKLAAAELGISERTLYRKIKQYDL; this is encoded by the coding sequence ATGGAATCAGTTCAGGCGATTAAACAACGATTTGGCATTATAGGTAACGATCCGAAATTGAATCGGGCCATTGAAAAAGCAATTCAAGTTGCGCCGACGGACATATCTGTTTTGGTTACCGGAGAAAGTGGAGTTGGAAAGGAAAGTATTCCAAAAATTATTCACCAACTTTCTCATCGAAAGCATGGAAAATATATAGCAGTAAACTGTGGAGCAATTCCGGAAGGAACTATAGACAGCGAATTATTTGGGCACGAAAAAGGTGCTTTTACCGGAGCAACTCAAACTAGAAATGGATATTTTGAAGTTGCCGATGGCGGTACGATATTTCTAGATGAAGTAGGCGAACTTCCCTTGCCTACCCAAGTAAGATTGCTTAGGGTTCTTGAAAATGGGGAATTTATGAAAGTTGGATCTAGTAAGGTACAGAAAACAAATGTCCGTATTGTTGCCGCAACAAACGTTAACATGTTTGAAGCGATTAAAAAAGAACATTTCAGAGAGGACCTTTATTATCGTTTAAGTACAGTAGAAATTCACATTCCGCCATTGCGCGAACGAAAAGATGACATTCATCTTCTTTTCAGAAAATTTGCAAGTGATTTTGCCCTTAAATACAAGATGCCTACCATTAAATTAACCGATGAGGCCGTTTCCTTGTTGTTAAAACATAGGTGGGGCGGAAATATTAGACAATTAAGAAATATTGCTGAACAAATTTCCGTTTTAGAGCAGAATAGAACAATTGACTTAAAAACTTTACAGTCTTATCTTCCTGATTCCTCGCATAATTTGCCGGCGGTAATTAAACATACTAAATCTGATTCTGACTTTAGCAGTGAAAGAGAAATCTTGTATAAGGTATTGTTCGATATGAAAAATGACCTTAACGATTTGAAAAAGTTGACTTTAGAATTAATGAAGAATGGCAATGTCAAGGAGGTCACCAAGGATAATGAATCTCTAATTCAGAAAATTTACGGAACTGAAGAACAGACCTATGATGGGGATATCGAAGATTTAGAAGTTCTTTCAATTCCTGAACAAACTGAACTCACCACAAAACCTCAAGAAACTGTAATTCCAAATTCTAATGACAAATACCATTTTGCTGAAGAAATTGAAGAAGAGGAAACATTATCATTACAGGACAAGGAATTGGAATTAATCAAAAAATCTCTTGAGCGACACAACGGAAAACGTAAATTAGCGGCTGCAGAATTAGGAATCAGTGAGCGCACACTCTATAGAAAAATTAAGCAATACGATTTATAA
- the miaB gene encoding tRNA (N6-isopentenyl adenosine(37)-C2)-methylthiotransferase MiaB: MEKVINESQQGQSLVLEQDKKNSRKLYIESYGCQMNFSDSEIVASILANEGFNTTNNIEDADLVLVNTCSIRDKAEQTVRKRLEHYNSVKKINPGMKVGVLGCMAERLKSQFLEEEKIVDLVVGPDAYKDLPNLISEVDEGRDAVNVILSKDETYGDVAPVRLNSNGVTAFVSITRGCDNMCTFCVVPFTRGRERSRDPQSIIEEVNDLWERGYKEVTLLGQNVDSYLWYGGGLKKDFEKASDLQKATAVNFANLLDMCAIAQPKMRFRFSTSNPQDMTLDVIEIMAKHANICNYIHLPVQSGSNRVLKAMNRQHTREEYFDLIDNIKKIIPDCAISQDMIAGFPTETEEDHKDTLSLMEYVKYDFGFMFAYSERPGTLAARKLEDDIEEPIKKRRLQEIIRLQQKHSLYRTQQHLGKIEEVLIEKESKKSSLHWSGRNSQNTVVVFPKENYKPGDFVNVKIIDCTSATLIGEAVGYSNNN; encoded by the coding sequence ATGGAAAAGGTTATAAATGAATCCCAACAAGGACAAAGCCTTGTTTTAGAACAAGATAAAAAGAATTCACGTAAACTTTATATTGAAAGTTATGGCTGTCAAATGAATTTTAGTGACAGCGAAATTGTGGCTTCTATTCTTGCAAATGAAGGGTTCAATACTACAAATAACATTGAAGATGCAGACTTAGTTTTGGTAAACACCTGCTCCATTAGAGACAAGGCAGAGCAAACCGTGCGCAAACGTTTGGAACATTATAATTCTGTAAAGAAAATAAATCCAGGAATGAAGGTTGGCGTTTTGGGTTGTATGGCCGAACGCCTGAAAAGTCAGTTTTTGGAAGAAGAAAAAATTGTTGATTTAGTAGTAGGCCCTGATGCATACAAAGACCTTCCTAATTTAATCTCAGAAGTAGATGAAGGTCGGGATGCCGTTAATGTCATCCTTTCAAAGGATGAGACGTATGGAGATGTGGCTCCGGTAAGATTAAATAGTAATGGAGTTACAGCTTTTGTTTCAATCACAAGGGGATGCGACAACATGTGTACATTTTGTGTTGTTCCATTCACAAGAGGAAGGGAAAGAAGCAGAGATCCACAAAGTATAATTGAGGAAGTAAATGATCTTTGGGAAAGGGGGTACAAAGAAGTTACACTTTTAGGCCAAAATGTTGACAGTTATTTATGGTATGGTGGTGGTTTGAAAAAAGATTTTGAAAAGGCTTCAGACCTACAAAAGGCTACCGCTGTGAATTTCGCCAATCTCCTTGATATGTGCGCTATTGCACAACCAAAGATGCGTTTTAGGTTTTCAACCTCAAACCCACAGGATATGACATTGGATGTTATCGAGATCATGGCAAAACATGCGAATATTTGTAATTATATTCATTTACCGGTCCAAAGTGGCAGCAATAGGGTTTTAAAAGCAATGAACCGCCAACATACCCGGGAAGAGTATTTTGATTTGATTGACAACATTAAGAAAATTATTCCTGATTGTGCTATCAGCCAAGATATGATTGCAGGTTTTCCTACTGAAACAGAGGAGGATCACAAAGACACACTTTCTCTAATGGAATATGTAAAATATGATTTTGGGTTCATGTTTGCCTATTCAGAAAGGCCAGGCACTCTTGCAGCAAGAAAATTAGAAGATGATATTGAAGAGCCAATTAAAAAGAGACGCTTACAGGAAATTATACGATTACAACAAAAGCACAGCCTTTATAGAACCCAACAACACCTCGGTAAAATAGAGGAAGTGTTAATTGAAAAAGAATCTAAAAAATCTTCCTTGCATTGGTCTGGCCGTAATTCTCAGAATACGGTAGTGGTTTTCCCAAAAGAAAATTACAAACCTGGAGACTTTGTCAATGTTAAGATTATCGATTGTACTAGTGCTACATTGATTGGCGAGGCTGTAGGGTACTCGAATAATAATTAG
- a CDS encoding LVIVD repeat-containing protein, translating into MKPIYLFVLFAVLFSSCQSDDSEVETITVATPVLISKSEFRSSVEVQAPHSIEEAGKIYAYKNYIFINDNFEGIHVIDNTNPQSPQLKFFIKVPGNVDISIKADYLYADSATDLLVFNIGDINNIKLENRVEDVFDEYNYNFPEEASYADFGTFNPEMEVIVGWELTKVKQEVMDERWLINEVATNSASGDTGQGGSLARFQVVKDKLYTVDLDEMFVFDLSNLSSPTFQNKFYAGFNVETMFYADDYLYLGSSNGMYIYGLEDAANPNYISEFTHWESCDPVVVDGDVAYVTLRGGNMCGVQESALEVIDISDKTNPTLANRYLLENPYGLGIAGNALIVCDGNAGLKMYNRTNPKELSLISKVSGTFAKDVIPLEDKILVTGDSELRQYKLNGDNLQLLSILNY; encoded by the coding sequence ATGAAACCAATCTATCTATTTGTCCTATTTGCTGTATTATTTTCCTCTTGTCAGTCAGATGATTCAGAAGTTGAAACCATAACGGTTGCAACCCCAGTCTTAATTTCTAAATCAGAATTCAGAAGTTCAGTTGAGGTACAAGCTCCCCACTCAATAGAGGAGGCTGGAAAAATATATGCATATAAAAACTATATATTCATCAATGATAACTTTGAAGGAATACACGTTATCGACAATACTAATCCTCAATCCCCTCAACTAAAATTTTTCATCAAGGTTCCTGGAAATGTTGATATCTCTATAAAGGCGGATTATTTGTATGCTGACAGTGCAACTGATTTATTGGTTTTTAATATTGGAGATATTAATAATATTAAACTTGAGAATAGGGTCGAAGATGTCTTCGATGAATATAATTATAACTTTCCAGAGGAGGCGTCCTATGCAGATTTTGGAACTTTTAATCCTGAAATGGAGGTTATCGTTGGATGGGAACTAACGAAAGTAAAACAGGAAGTAATGGATGAACGTTGGCTTATTAATGAAGTAGCCACGAATTCTGCAAGTGGAGATACTGGTCAGGGCGGTTCACTTGCTAGATTTCAAGTTGTAAAAGATAAACTTTATACCGTCGATTTGGATGAGATGTTTGTTTTCGATTTATCAAATTTATCTTCGCCTACTTTCCAAAATAAATTTTATGCGGGTTTTAATGTGGAAACTATGTTTTATGCAGATGACTACCTTTATTTAGGCAGTTCTAATGGAATGTATATATATGGATTGGAAGATGCGGCAAATCCCAACTATATTTCAGAGTTTACACATTGGGAATCGTGCGACCCTGTAGTAGTAGATGGTGATGTGGCCTATGTTACTTTAAGAGGTGGTAACATGTGTGGAGTACAGGAAAGTGCACTAGAAGTAATAGATATAAGCGACAAAACAAACCCTACATTGGCAAACAGGTATTTATTAGAAAATCCATATGGATTAGGAATAGCGGGTAACGCCTTAATAGTCTGTGATGGTAATGCCGGGTTGAAAATGTACAACAGAACTAATCCTAAAGAATTGAGTTTGATTTCTAAGGTTAGCGGAACATTTGCTAAAGATGTTATCCCATTAGAGGATAAAATACTAGTTACTGGCGATTCTGAACTACGCCAGTACAAATTAAATGGTGATAATCTTCAGCTTTTAAGCATTTTAAATTATTAA